One genomic segment of Oreochromis aureus strain Israel breed Guangdong linkage group 9, ZZ_aureus, whole genome shotgun sequence includes these proteins:
- the LOC116335946 gene encoding oxygen-regulated protein 1, translating into MMNEAGLRNTLPDQSSGSGQTFGTSRHPGVIDPILSKRVCFYKSGDPQFSGLRLVINNRTFKTFDALLDSLSKKVPLPFGVRNITTPRGIHAVKSLDELKDGKSYICSDSRKVKPINLALARKKLPPWYHARPVSSRRRTIQQGRFFPGQSIHKQEPVLIRTPKSLLVFRNGDPSVKHTVVLHKKTSPSYEAILEYISELMLFHVVKLHTPDGRRVDGVPGLILCSGTVVAVGREPFRPADYSAQKSPSPTWRRTKQMSLKRQKALNRKFIFK; encoded by the exons ATGATGAATGAGGCAGGACTTCGGAACACCCTCCCTGACCAGTCATCGGGGAGTGGGCAAACTTTCGGCACCTCACGCCACCCAGGCGTCATTGACCCTATCTTATCAAAGCGGGTCTGTTTCTACAAGAGCGGAGATCCTCAGTTCAGTGGTTTGCGCCTTGTCATCAACAACCGCACCTTTAAGACCTTTGATGCACTTTTAGACAGTCTCTCCAAGAAGGTGCCCCTGCCATTTGGGGTGAGGAACATCACCACTCCTCGGGGGATTCATGCAGTCAAATCTTTGGATGAACTTAAGGATGGGAAATCATACATTTGCTCCGATAGCCGTAAGGTAAAGCCCATCAATCTGGCGCTGGCCAGGAAGAAGCTGCCACCCTGGTACCACGCCAGACCAGTTAGCTCTCGCCGTCGGACTATTCAGCAGGGTCGGTTTTTCCCAGGCCAGAGCATCCACAAACAGGAGCCAGTGCTTATTCGCACACCCAAGAGCCTACTGGTTTTCCGCAATGGGGACCCCTCTGTAAAACACACTGTGGTGCTTCACAAGAAGACTTCTCCAAGTTACGAGGCTATCCTGGAATATATCTCAGAGCTCATGCTGTTCCATGTGGTGAAATTACACACTCCTGATGGCAGACGT GTTGACGGTGTTCCAGGCTTGATATTGTGCTCTGGAACTGTGGTAGCTGTGGGCAGGGAGCCATTCAGGCCTGCAGACTACAGTGCACAGAAATCTCCATCTCCAACATGGCGGCGTACCAAGCAAATGAGTCTCAAGAGGCAAAAGGCTTTGAATCGTAAGTTTATattcaaataa